One Microplitis demolitor isolate Queensland-Clemson2020A chromosome 2, iyMicDemo2.1a, whole genome shotgun sequence DNA segment encodes these proteins:
- the LOC103570888 gene encoding sin3 histone deacetylase corepressor complex component SDS3 isoform X1, with protein sequence MLEKMSYQGSPFSAVYGPDDFDLDDDNEEYMDDDRDVDDPDESDEDTEEASETDMGKSEELTEIKEQVYQDKLGNLKKQLQQLNDGSHPEFIRKLKRLESQYHERLRLNIIHRDYLIEWAERDYICEKKAAGKEFEEKKIDLKENLLTDMEEKRKMIESDRQTMELTGDSTEVKPVMTRKLRRRPNDPVPEKVEKRRKPPPAQLNYLLDEKEIENDLKAISRGKVVPTVRKQVVIPHYNNPVNISTSHVPPSPEANLVETRIEDGKLWYERRWYHRGQPVYVEGMEMSRFGANIAAIGTEVIWVKKVSDGSKVRIYISQLSRGKISLKRRAS encoded by the exons atg TTGGAAAAAATGTCGTATCAAGGATCTCCTTTCTCGGCTGTCTATGGTCCTGATGATTTTGATCTTGATGATGATAACGAGGAATATATGGATGATGATCGGGACGTTGATGATCCAGATGAAAGTGATGAAG aTACTGAAGAAGCGAGCGAAACTGACATGGGAAAATCTGAAGAATTGACAGAAATAAAAGAGCA agtttatcaagataaattaggaaatttaaaaaaacaacttcAACAATTAAATGATGGGAGTCATCCTGAATTTATTCGTAAATTAAAGCGTTTGGAGTCACAGTATCATGAAAg aTTACGTCTGAATATAATTCATCGTGACTATCTTATCGAGTGGGCAGAGAGAGATTatatatgtgaaaaaaaagcTGCTGGAAAagaatttgaagaaaaaaaaatagatctaaaagaaaatttattgactgaCATGgaagagaaaagaaaaatgatcGAATCCGATCGGCAAACGATGGAATTAACCGGTGATTCAACAgag gtaAAGCCAGTGATGACACGTAAATTACGCCGACGACCAAATGACCCAGTCCCTGAAAAAGTTGAGAAACGTCGAAAACCACCTCCAGctcaattgaattatttactaGATGAAAAGGAAATAGAAAATGATCTCAAGGCAATAAGTCGAGGAAAAGTAGTTCCGACAGTACGGAAACAAG TGGTAATACCACACTACAACAATCCCGTAAATATTTCAACTTCTCATGTACCACCTTCTCCAGAAGCAAATTTAGTTGAGACGCGAATCGAAGACGGTAAGCTGTGGTACGAACGAAGATGGTACCATAGAGGACAGCCTGTTTACGTCGAGGGAATGGAAATGTCGAGATTCGGTGCTAATATAGCAGCCATCGGAACGGAAGTC atttgGGTTAAAAAAGTATCAGATGGAAGTAaagtacgtatatatatatcacaatTAAGCCGTGGTAAAATATCATTGAAACGACGGGCGTCATAA
- the LOC103570888 gene encoding sin3 histone deacetylase corepressor complex component SDS3 isoform X2, which translates to MLEKMSYQGSPFSAVYGPDDFDLDDDNEEYMDDDRDVDDPDESDEDTEEASETDMGKSEELTEIKEQVYQDKLGNLKKQLQQLNDGSHPEFIRKLKRLESQYHERLRLNIIHRDYLIEWAERDYICEKKAAGKEFEEKKIDLKENLLTDMEEKRKMIESDRQTMELTGDSTEVKPVMTRKLRRRPNDPVPEKVEKRRKPPPAQLNYLLDEKEIENDLKAISRGKVVPTVRKQEANLVETRIEDGKLWYERRWYHRGQPVYVEGMEMSRFGANIAAIGTEVIWVKKVSDGSKVRIYISQLSRGKISLKRRAS; encoded by the exons atg TTGGAAAAAATGTCGTATCAAGGATCTCCTTTCTCGGCTGTCTATGGTCCTGATGATTTTGATCTTGATGATGATAACGAGGAATATATGGATGATGATCGGGACGTTGATGATCCAGATGAAAGTGATGAAG aTACTGAAGAAGCGAGCGAAACTGACATGGGAAAATCTGAAGAATTGACAGAAATAAAAGAGCA agtttatcaagataaattaggaaatttaaaaaaacaacttcAACAATTAAATGATGGGAGTCATCCTGAATTTATTCGTAAATTAAAGCGTTTGGAGTCACAGTATCATGAAAg aTTACGTCTGAATATAATTCATCGTGACTATCTTATCGAGTGGGCAGAGAGAGATTatatatgtgaaaaaaaagcTGCTGGAAAagaatttgaagaaaaaaaaatagatctaaaagaaaatttattgactgaCATGgaagagaaaagaaaaatgatcGAATCCGATCGGCAAACGATGGAATTAACCGGTGATTCAACAgag gtaAAGCCAGTGATGACACGTAAATTACGCCGACGACCAAATGACCCAGTCCCTGAAAAAGTTGAGAAACGTCGAAAACCACCTCCAGctcaattgaattatttactaGATGAAAAGGAAATAGAAAATGATCTCAAGGCAATAAGTCGAGGAAAAGTAGTTCCGACAGTACGGAAACAAG AAGCAAATTTAGTTGAGACGCGAATCGAAGACGGTAAGCTGTGGTACGAACGAAGATGGTACCATAGAGGACAGCCTGTTTACGTCGAGGGAATGGAAATGTCGAGATTCGGTGCTAATATAGCAGCCATCGGAACGGAAGTC atttgGGTTAAAAAAGTATCAGATGGAAGTAaagtacgtatatatatatcacaatTAAGCCGTGGTAAAATATCATTGAAACGACGGGCGTCATAA
- the LOC103570887 gene encoding E3 ubiquitin-protein ligase MARCHF2-like: MGAIHLFCLERWLEESNRNSCELCGYQFDIERTPRYSALHSIIIWICTKQPDQQLFVRNIRVDLIRCMIATPLTLGSTYVCIVAADFYSTNNYDNFPPARWTTYSLVAMMLLVVFSYFAWMYMALQYHQRVWFYWWQKTSVVKLRHHHTSMEDVNKSLTMYRSRMSHGILPV, encoded by the coding sequence ATGGGCGCAATCCATTTGTTTTGTCTAGAACGTTGGCTGGAGGAGAGCAACAGAAACAGTTGTGAACTGTGTGGTTACCAATTTGACATAGAACGCACGCCGCGTTACAGCGCACtgcattcaataataatatggaTTTGCACAAAACAACCAGACCAACAATTATTTGTGCGCAATATACGCGTTGATTTGATACGATGCATGATCGCGACTCCACTGACATTGGGCTCAACTTACGTATGTATCGTAGCCGCGGATTTCTATTCAACAAATAATTACGACAATTTCCCGCCTGCACGATGGACAACTTATTCACTTGTTGCGATGATGCTGCTCGTTGTGTTTTCATATTTCGCATGGATGTACATGGCGTTGCAGTACCATCAGAGAGTGTGGTTTTATTGGTGGCAAAAAACAAGTGTTGTTAAGTTGAGGCATCATCACACGTCGATGGAAGACGTAAATAAAAGTCTGACGATGTACCGCTCGAGGATGAGCCACGGGATCTTGCCAGTCTGA
- the LOC103570889 gene encoding INO80 complex subunit E, which yields MLEGWYCRSIANNNAEVEDDEEDSPEEEVPNYKDQYRNLKRKLKFLIYENECFQEALRSTQRKLLKVNRDKSFLLDRLLQYEKVDASFSESDETESSDDDVSRLETSNKKRKVEVNINNHTPHGPSPVKSSSTTKKKKSAPKSAPKAQANPPIQTSNNVMSMVSMISDGHMTPEEVERHLESRQTYLELVPEKAPPTVPTEMFSNDPSLDSESNEVGELETSPSNMGEDCLSADMMAE from the exons ATGTTGGAAGGATGGTACTGTCGGTCAATTGCAAACAACAATGCAGAAGTCGAGGATGACGAGGAAGACAGTCCTGAAGAAGAAGTTCCTAATTATAAGGATCAATATCGTAATTTAAAAcgaaaacttaaatttttaatttac GAAAATGAATGTTTCCAAGAAGCTTTGAGATCAACCCAgcgtaaattattaaaagtaaatcgTGACAAAAGTTTTTTACTCGATCGTTTGCTTCAGTACGAAAAAGTCGACGCCTCATTCAGTGAAAGTGATGAAACCGAATCGTCCGACGATGACGTGTCACGATTAGAAACctcaaacaaaaaaaggaaagtagaagtaaatataaataatcacaCTCCCCACGGTCCATCGCCAGTCAAATCTTCAAGTACAACTAAGAAGAAAAAGTCTGCTCCAAAATCTGCTCCGAAAGCTCAGGCCAACCCCCCTATTCAGACCTCGAACAACGTAATGTCAATGGTGTCAATGATTTCCGATGGACACATGACCCCCGAAGAGGTCGAGCGACACTTAGAGTCGCGTCAGACGTACCTGGAACTGGTGCCCGAAAAAGCGCCGCCGACTGTCCCAACCGAAATGTTCAGCAACGACCCGTCTTTAGACAGTGAGTCTAATGAAGTCGGTGAACTTGAAACCTCGCCGAGTAATATGGGAGAAGATTGTCTCAGTGCTGACATGATGGCTGaataa
- the LOC103570890 gene encoding mRNA export factor GLE1 — protein sequence MSINNSLDNTNYSVLDITNAFENVKLSTLKKAVKVSGSINSVTIGPNAVIESSCKENIENVSNNTNNNNKINESKSQESSPATDSSRGSIRFSIKKILVENELQRKEEVRKSVEKRKEEMERASKAFREEMLLLREILTAKKEQERAAELARLEADEERLAQQDEIKRRHAQQLHAQRLQERKERFEREAQQHQALSERKALITSLDEMFKEKIKSLCVLSSSSKDHTAVAQALAPFVAKFRELHKQIESVNEKARRGELNSADVTYAENIVQQADEIFNLSKIEINRIDALYDEEVARREQDVKQAEAHAYAQAEAEAAKIQAITQAQAQVSEQQKQTGPQENLTEQLPDTPPSESNFYEDQESLQILINATTFLNRYAECYQNFLLSPETKRFRFECQKAINIPVNTISAASGSDLMDKYNKLRLLLQGNTNLNINQYPESVAYCKNLLAKNIVNQGETLVSSKPEMAFGVAAVTVALCCDFPDLMGLLLAHFRTICPYICPVYLSQLPGQSNEDYYKSIGYKYIDGVIERQDKFLCRISGIMRLYSAIIVTNLRRGVNCPHPHGLQNAWRWLAATLNIAPKTKHVDAIATLIYDILQVCGNAMFKAYPTQFLKLLRTLNDQYYPLLQQSGVIGGPISRLEAFLRTTLATNSIPVPEGQLPLNMW from the exons atgagtattaataattcattggACAATact aatTACAGTGTCTTAGATATAACAAATGCTTtcgaaaatgtaaaattatcaacattgaAAAAGGCAGTAAAAGTCTCTGGATCTATAAATAGCGTGACAATTGGTCCCAATGCCGTAATTGAATCATCATGTAAAGAAAACATTGAAAATGTTTCCAATAacaccaataataataataaaatcaatgaatcAAAATCCCAAGAATCTTCGCCTGCTACTGATTCATCCCGAGGATCAATaagattttcaataaaaaaaattcttgtggAAAATGAACTCCAGCGCAAAGAAGAAGTCAGAAAATCCGTggagaaaagaaaagaagaaatGGAACGAGCATCAAAAGCATTCCGGGAAGAAATGCTTTTGCTCAGAGAAATTTTAACAGCAAAAAAAGAACAAGAGCGAGCCGCTGAACTCGCGAGACTTGAAGCTGATGAGGAGAGACTGGCACAGCAGGATGAGATTAAGAGAAGACATGCGCAGCAGCTTCACGCTCAAAGACTTCAGGAACGTAAAGAAAGATTTGAACGCGAAGCTCAACAGCATCAGGCATTGTCTGAAAGAAAGGCATTAATTACTTCTCTGGATGAAatgtttaaagaaaaaataaaatctctcTGCGTACTTTCTAGTAGTTCGAAAGATCACACCGCAGTCGCTCAAGCTCTCGCTCCCTTCGTTGCCAAATTTCGTGAGCTGCACAAACAGATCGAAAGCGTCAATGAAAAAGCGCGACGAGGTGAATTAAACTCCGCTGACGTCACTTACGCCGAAAATATTGTCCAGCAAGCAGAcgaaattttcaatctttcaaaaattgaaatcaaTAGAATCGACGCTCTCTACGATGAAGAAGTAGCCAGGCGCGAGCAAGATGTCAAACAAGCGGAAGCTCACGCTTATGCTCAAGCGGAAGCTGAAGCTGCCAAAATTCAAGCGATCACTCAGGCTCAAGCCCAGGTTTctgagcaacaaaaacaaacagggcctcaagaaaatttgaCTGAACAATTGCCAGATACTCCGCCAAGcgaatcaaatttttacgaaGACCAAGAGTCACTTCAAATTCTGATAAACGCAACAACTTTTTTGAATCGATATGCTGAGtgctatcaaaattttttactgtctcCTGAAACAAAAAGATTCAGGTTCGAGTGCCAAAAAGCTATTAATATTCCAGTAAACACGATATCCGCTGCCAGTGGGTCAGATTTGATGGACAAATACAATAAGCTTCGATTATTGTTGCAAGGAAATACTAATCTCAATATAAATCAATACCCAGAAAGCGTTGCGtactgtaaaaatttacttgcaaaaaatattgtg AATCAAGGAGAGACTCTAGTTTCCAGTAAACCGGAAATGGCGTTCGGAGTTGCGGCAGTTACTGTGGCGCTGTGCTGTGACTTTCCAGATTTGATGGGACTGCTGTTAGCTCACTTTCGCACTATTTGCCCTTACATATGTCCTGTATATTTATCTCAATTACCGGGACAAAGTAATGAGGATTATTACAAGTCTATAGGATATAAATACATTGATGGTGTGATCGAGAGACAGGACAAATTTCTGTGTCGGATTTCTGGAATCATGCGACTATACTCTGCGATTATTGTGACTAATTTAAGACGTGGTGTCAACTGTCCACATCCTCATGGGCTTCAGAATGCATGGAGATGGCTAGCAGCCACTTTGAATATAG cgccAAAAACAAAACACGTTGATGCCATAGCAACGTTAATTTACGACATACTTCAAGTTTGTGGAAACGCGATGTTTAAAGCATACCCAACCCAATTTTTAAAGCTTCTAAGAACTTTAAATGATCAGTACTATCCACTTCTACAGCAAAGTGGTGTCATTGGAGGTCCCATAAGTCGTCTAGAAGCTTTTTTAAGGACTACTTTGGCAACAAATAGCATACCAGTACCTGAAGGACAGCTTCCATTGAATATGTggtag